From a single Bradyrhizobium sediminis genomic region:
- the cysG gene encoding siroheme synthase CysG encodes MRFLPVFLDLQAGPVLLVGAGDLAQAKLRLLAAAGARIRYFATDGQHDLSGVGADEAARIERAEGDPLTADLSGVIAILCAGAGDIGVAMSVRAKSVGLPVNVMDDLAHSTFIFPAIVDRGDVVVAVGTGGASPVVARRVRERIEAVLPARIGDLASFIGRWRKSMHQRLPEMALRRRFWERVVDGPIGALVLAGRKDEAEAALKNIPDPAAFAGALASGQAGGSVTLVGAGPGDPDLLTIKALRALQDADVVFHDELVSPEILDRVRRDASRVPVGRRVGKPGIGQDAVNKLLIDAAKSGQRVVRLKGGDSFVFGRGGEEVEALRAAGVACSVVPGITAGLGAAAQFEVPLTFRHEALRITFLTAHKARDAETVDWSALTDEKMTVVVYMGMTAAPSVRAGLLAAGRSPQTPVGVFARVTRPDAQAAVGTLQELPGLIEKIDGGPAILIIGDVVAHSAPWRESNLNQVISKLLEPAA; translated from the coding sequence ATGCGATTTCTGCCAGTCTTTCTCGACCTGCAAGCCGGTCCGGTGCTGCTTGTCGGCGCCGGCGATCTGGCGCAGGCGAAACTGCGCCTGCTGGCAGCGGCGGGCGCGCGCATCCGCTACTTCGCGACCGACGGCCAGCATGACCTGAGCGGGGTTGGCGCCGACGAAGCGGCGCGGATCGAGCGCGCGGAAGGCGATCCCTTGACCGCCGATCTGAGCGGCGTGATTGCGATCCTGTGCGCCGGCGCCGGCGACATCGGGGTTGCGATGTCGGTGCGGGCCAAGTCGGTCGGTCTTCCCGTCAATGTGATGGACGACCTCGCCCATTCGACTTTCATCTTCCCGGCGATCGTCGATCGCGGCGACGTGGTCGTTGCGGTCGGCACCGGCGGTGCTTCGCCCGTGGTGGCGCGCCGCGTCCGCGAGCGCATCGAGGCCGTGCTGCCGGCGCGCATCGGCGACCTCGCCAGCTTCATCGGCCGCTGGCGCAAATCGATGCACCAGCGCTTGCCCGAGATGGCGCTGCGCCGCCGCTTCTGGGAGCGCGTGGTCGACGGTCCGATCGGCGCGCTGGTTCTCGCCGGGCGCAAGGATGAAGCCGAAGCGGCGCTGAAGAATATTCCCGATCCCGCAGCCTTCGCCGGCGCGTTGGCATCAGGCCAGGCCGGGGGCAGCGTGACGCTGGTCGGCGCCGGACCCGGCGACCCGGATTTACTCACCATCAAGGCGCTGCGCGCGCTGCAGGACGCCGACGTCGTGTTCCATGACGAACTGGTGTCGCCGGAAATTCTCGATCGCGTGCGCCGCGATGCCTCGCGCGTGCCGGTCGGCCGCCGCGTCGGCAAACCCGGCATCGGCCAGGACGCCGTCAACAAGCTGTTGATCGATGCCGCGAAGTCGGGGCAGCGCGTGGTGCGCCTCAAGGGCGGCGACAGTTTCGTGTTCGGCCGCGGCGGCGAGGAGGTCGAAGCGCTGCGTGCGGCCGGCGTCGCCTGTTCGGTGGTGCCGGGAATTACCGCAGGCCTCGGCGCCGCGGCGCAATTCGAGGTGCCGCTGACCTTCCGCCACGAGGCGCTGCGCATCACCTTCCTGACCGCGCACAAGGCCAGGGACGCCGAAACCGTCGACTGGTCCGCGCTGACCGACGAGAAGATGACGGTGGTCGTCTATATGGGAATGACCGCTGCGCCGTCGGTTCGCGCCGGCCTGCTGGCGGCCGGACGTTCGCCGCAAACCCCGGTCGGCGTGTTCGCGCGGGTGACGCGGCCGGACGCGCAGGCCGCAGTCGGGACCTTGCAGGAGCTTCCCGGCCTGATCGAGAAGATCGACGGCGGTCCCGCCATTCTCATCATCGGCGACGTGGTCGCGCACTCCGCGCCATGGCGCGAATCCAATCTCAATCAAGTGATCTCCAAACTGCTGGAACCTGCCGCATGA